The proteins below come from a single Pleuronectes platessa chromosome 3, fPlePla1.1, whole genome shotgun sequence genomic window:
- the smim18 gene encoding small integral membrane protein 18: MANLTATINPSNFSWHQEAVSLSHVSLQVQEVYPFHDGWNVACFVILLLFILTVLSLAALAVLYELLDCGCCAKEKTHHQLQEEGPGSCSRLMTSICKESESHTEVV, from the coding sequence ATGGCCAACCTCACTGCCACTATAAACCCAAGTAATTTCTCGTGGCACCAAgaggctgtctctctctcccacgtCTCCTTGCAAGTCCAGGAAGTATACCCCTTCCATGACGGCTGGAACGTGGCGTGCTTTGTcatcctcctgctcttcatcctcactgtcCTGTCTCTGGCAGCCTTGGCCGTGCTCTATGAGCTACTTGACTGTGGGTGCTGCGCCAAAGAGAAGACACATCACCAGCTACAGGAGGAGGGGCCGGGGAGCTGCAGCAGGCTCATGACCAGCATTTGCAAGGAGTCCGAATCACACACTGAGGTGGTATGA